The genomic stretch GGCTGAGCAGAAAGATCACTGACACCGCCACAATGGCGATCAGCAGATACAGGTTCAAGTCCGAGAAGCTGTCCTCCTTTATGGGCACATGTCTGAACTGAGTCTGGATGTCAGCTGTGCTTTCAACCACCACCACATCAATAGACACAGTAGCTGACAGGGAGGGTTCTCCGTTATCAGAAACCAGCACCACCAAGGGGTGAGTCTTCAGGTCATTGTCACTCATTCTCCTCTTAGTCCTGATTTCTCCGGTGCTGGTTCCGATCCGGAAGAGGTTGTTTCCTTTGGGCTCAGAGAGGTGATAAGAGAGCAGTGCGTTGTATCCAGAGTCTGCG from Plectropomus leopardus isolate mb unplaced genomic scaffold, YSFRI_Pleo_2.0 unplaced_scaffold80788, whole genome shotgun sequence encodes the following:
- the LOC121940236 gene encoding protocadherin alpha-C2-like translates to IVSLQSFNYEETKTFQFKVQATDSGVPPLSSNVTVNVLILDENDNNPTILAPYSEHGSVNSESIPYSAEAGYFVAKIRAVDADSGYNALLSYHLSEPKGNNLFRIGTSTGEIRTKRRMSDNDLKTHPLVVLVSDNGEPSLSATVSIDVVVVESTADIQTQFRHVPIKEDSFSDLNLYLLIAIVAVSVIFLLSLITLIAVKCHRTDGTFSRYSAPMITTHPDGS